The genomic window GTACTCCTCCTCTACTGAGAGCATAATAGGAGTTGACTAATTGAAGTCCCGCACTTTCAGAGACTTCAAAAGGATCCCAAAAAGCTAAGAAACGATTATATTGATAAAGCTGTAGAAAAGGCAATCTAGTTCCAAAAGCACGTACTAATTCAACTGCTCCTAGAATAAGTGCGATACCAAGAGTTCCTATCGTAACGCCTAATTTAGTAGAAACACCGCTAGCAAATATCATAATAATACCAATAAACAAGATAATTACTGCTCCACCTACATCTGGCTGAATAACAATTAGAAAAAGAATAATGCCAAATAGATAGGCTGGTTGTTTCATAGAAGACCAGAAATTACGAATAATTTGTTGCTGTCTTCGAGAAAAGATGTAAGCAAAATACCAAATAACCGATATTTTTGCAAATTCAGCTGGTTGTATTCCAACTATACCAATATCAATCCACCCTTTTGCCCCATTGATTTCTTCTCCAAAAACAAGAAGATAGGCTAGCAGCAATACTGTAAATATAATCGTGTACTTAATTAGTTTTTTATATTTTAAATGGCTATATTTAATTGAAAAGATAAACATACTAATAAAAAGACCTATACATACAAATACAGCCTGTCTTAAAAAATAATATTCCGGAGGTTTACCTTGGCTGATTACAGCATAACTACTAGCACTATAAACCATTAAAATACCAAATATAGATAAGATAAAATAAGGTATAAAAATAAACTGATCTAAATATTTTAACTTATTAATTATTTTTTTTATCATACTGCCGGCTTAAAAGAAGCCCTTGGCCTCCTTTATTTTCTTACAGATTTTTTTCATTATAAGCTTTTGTGTACAAATCATTTAATTTTTTTTCTAAATCACTTAAAATACGGTCACCTTCAGTTGAGTTAATGACTCCAATTTTTTTTGCAAAAGAAATTTCTTTTGATAGTCCAAACATTTGAGTATCAACAATTTCATTAAAAGCAGGGCATTCAGTTAGACACAACTGATTTTTTTGATTATTGATAAGTTGAAAGATTTTTGTAGCATCTTCTAATAAGACCTCAAGGGCCTCTTTTTTCTGAATATTGTTCAGCATAAATCTTCCTCCTTTAATGGAACATTTTTATTATATCAACAATAAGGTCATCCAACAATACGAAAGTATCGGTATTCTTATAAAGCTGAAACTAATCTATCACCATTTTCTCTTTCTTTTTTATAAAAAGCAAAAAAAAAGCTACTCAATGATTCAATATCATCGAGTAGCTTTTTAAAATAGATTTAACCTATTTGAGAAGCTTTATTTTTCTTAGCTGATTTTTCACGTTCATTTTTGTTTAACACTTGTTTACGTAAACGAATACTTTCTGGTGTAATCTCACAATACTCATCATCACCCAAGAATTCTAATGATTCTTCTAAAGTTAAATGACGAGGTGCTTTGATAACGTTTGTCTGGTCTTTGTTAGCAGAACGAACGTTAGTCTTTTGTTTAGCTTTTGTAATATTAACAGTAATATCATTTTCGCGAGAGTTTTCTCCAACGATCATCCCTTCGTATATCTCTGTTGAAGGCTCGATGAAGATTGTTCCTCGGTCTTCAACTCCCATGATACCGTAAGTTGTTGTTTTACCAGTTTCAGTTGAAACTAATGCACCATTACGACGTCCACCAATTTTAGTTCTCAAACGTGGAAGATATTGATCGAAAGTATGATTCATAATTCCGTATCCCCTTGTCATTGAAAGGAACTCGGTAGAGTAGCCAATTAAACCACGAGCCGGAGCTAGGAAAGTTAATTTAACTTGTCCATTGCCGTTGTTAACCATATCTTGCATTTCGCCTTTACGAGCACTTAAAGATTCAATGATTGATCCCATGTATTCTTCAGGAGTATCAATTTGTACTAATTCAAAAGGTTCACACTGAACTCCATCAAAATCACGTAAAATAACTTCAGGACGAGATACTTGCAACTCGTATCCTTCACGTCTCATATTCTCAATTAAAATAGCCAAGTGTAATTCTCCACGTCCAGAAACAATCCAAGCATCAGGTGATGCGGTGTTTTCAATACGCATAGAAACATCGGTATGCAATTCAGACATCAAACGGTCTTCAATTTTACGAGATGTAACCCATTTCCCTTCGCGTCCTGCGAATGGAGAGTTATTTACTAAGAAAGTCATCTGTAAAGTAGGCTCATCGATGTGAAGTATTGGCAATGGATCAATATGATTTGTAGGTGTAACTGTCTCTCCTACAAAAATATCTTCCATACCGGAAACTGCAATTAATTCCCCCGCTTTTGCTTCATCAATTTCAACACGGTCTAAACCGAAGAAACCAAGCAATTTAGTAACGCGGAAATTCTTAGTAGATCCATCTAATTTACTCAGCGTAACGCTATCTCCGACTTTAATTTTACCACGGAATACACGTCCAATACCAATTCTTCCGACATAATCACTGTAATCTAATAGTGATACTTGGAATTGTAGTGGTTCATCCGAATTATCAATAGGAGCAGGAATTTCACTAAGAATTGTATCAAAGATATAATTCATTGTTTCTTCTTGTTCCTCTTTATTATCAGATAGACTACTTGTACCATTCATAGCAGAAGCATAGATAACAGGGAAATCTAACTGGTCATCATCTGCACCCAATTCGATAAATAATTCAAGAACTTCATCAACAACCTCTGCAGGACGAGCTGAGTCTTTATCAATTTTGTTAACAACTACGATTGGAACTAATTTTTGCTCTAATGCTTTTTTTAATACAAACCTTGTTTGAGGCATTGTACCTTCGTATGAATCTACGACTAAAACTACTCCGTCAACCATTTTCATAATACGTTCAACTTCTCCACCAAAGTCAGCATGTCCTGGAGTATCCAAGATATTGATGTGAGTATCTTTGTATTTAACAGCTGTGTTTTTAGCTAAAATTGTAATGCCTCGCTCTTGCTCAAGAGCATTTGAGTCCATTGCGCGTTCAGCCAATTTGCTATGAGAATGTAATGTGTCAGATTGTTTCAATAATTCATCCACCAATGTTGTTTTGCCGTGATCGACGTGGGCAATAATGGCTACATTTCTAATATCTTCTCTTCTTATCATTACTATATTCCTCCATGATTCTTATCATTATTTCAATACTTCTGATTGGCTATCTATCAACATGAAAATTAATTTATCCAATTTATGCACTTGAACTTTTCATAAGTTTCTGCTCATTTCAGGATGAAAACGCATTGAAAACTTATGAAGACAACTATCAACTTGTACAGTCTAACACTAAAACAAAAGATTTAAAAGAAAAAAGTTGATGTTAGCGGTATATTTTTATTATTTTTTTATGAAAACGTTCTATTTAAAGCTAGTTCAAGTTTTCTCTTTATTAATTAAAACTATCTTTACTTTAATATGGAAGACTCTTTATTTAACTATTTCCTTATTTAAAGTTCTTTATTATTTCTTTATGAGCAGATGGTGTCGCTACAACTGTTTTGTTGTGACACAGCATATCGATTATTTCTCCATTTAACTGGGTATAAATTAACCCTAATTCTTCTGCTATTATTTTGCCAGCGGCAATATCCCAAGGAGCTAAAGATGCTCCAATATAAGCAACTAACTTACCTGTCGCTACTCGCGTTGTTTCAAGACCGGCTGAACCAATCATACGCACACCGCTACTAGCTCTTCCAATTCTTCTTGCTTCATCGCTATTTTCGTTGGTCATTAAGCGGTGGCTGATTGCAACTAGGCCTTCTCGTAAAGGGATATCTTCTACCCTTTCCAGTTGTTCTCCATTCAAATAAGCCCCTTGATTTTTTGCAGCCGAATAAAGCTCATCTCTCATAACGTCGTATACATATCCTAAATAGCCTATACCATTTTCATAAATACCTATCATAATAGCAAAATCACTTTTTTGCTTGACAAAATTTAGCGTTCCATCAATAGGATCTATTATCCAAACTGTCCCCTTCAAATCTGTAAAGGGATATTTCGAACTTTCTTCTCCTAAGACTCTTTCTCCAGGAAAATAAGTACTTATTTTTTCAATAAAAAATTGTTCGATTTTCTTATCAATATTTGTTACTAAATCTGTTCGAGTTGTTTTTTCTTCTACACTAATGGTCTGTTCAAAAGATTTTTTACTTATCTTTGCAGCTTCATAGAGCCATTCTTCAATTAATTGATCTCGCTCAATTAGTCTATTCAAGGACCCACTTCCTTTCTTCTATTATTTAGGTTAACTTATTTAAATGTAAATTTCTATCTACTTCCTTTACTTTTGTCCATAAAAATATTCTTTTTATCTAGTTTTTTAGCTTCTTGATATACTGCATAGACAGAATATCCAGAAATGGATTCAAATTGACGACACCATTTTTTCTCTTCCCCAATAGATGGGATAACTTCTTTAAATTCGCGATAACTTATCATAAACTGCTCCTTTTTTATTCCAATTTCATAAGCTAACTCAACTGCTCGCCACAAGTTAATCACTTTTGTCATTTCCTCTTTTGTCCAATCATAATCCATTGGGTAACTGTAACTTTTATTTTCCATTATAAGCTCCTTTGACCTTTTTCTATCCAATCTAAATACTCGCGAGTTTCTTTTGCTGCTTTAAACAATTCTTTTTTTCTGAATCCGAAAAAAAGTTCAGATATCTTATTTATGCCGTCTTTTCCCAGTAAAATAGGTAAAGATAATGGAATATTTGTTAAATCATCTACATCAACTAGATGCATCAACGTAACCAATGTTTTTTCATCATCAAAAATAAATTGAGTTAGCTCAACTAAGGCAGATACCGTTGTAAAATAAGATTTATTTTCAAGAGAAAATAAATCTTTTTCTGAAAGAAATGAGTCAATATTTATTCTATCATTTTGATTAAAATAATTCTTTTTGTCCACCATCAGTCTAAGAATTGGCATTCCACCGATATTAGATCGGATCAAAGTCGTTATTTTACTTTCTCTTTTGCTTCCACCAACAATAAAGGCACTAATATTCGTAAAAGATACGGATAATTTTTTGCTTAATAGTTGTCTGAAGAGTGTAGAATCTATATACGTCCCTAGTCCGATAATTCTTTCTTTAGGAATACCAGAAAATTTCCAAGCAAGATAGGTAAACATATCTGTCGGTTCAGTAGCAATTAAAATTAATCCGTTGAACCCCATTGGCCATCGCCCTTTTAATTACATTAAGAATTAATAATATATTCCTTCTGATGTAGCTATCGTTTGATTCATCCACTTTTCTTTCTTCATACGCCGTTATAATCAATAGATCAGTTGTAAGGAAATCCTTTGCACTAGCAACAGTAAAAGAACTTGCTGATTAAAAAGAGGAAGCATATTGTAGAACTTGTAATTTATTTTCTTCTGAGGATAGAAGTTCATAAAATAAAATGCTTGCTGCTGTTAATTTTAACATACTTAAGAAGGTAAAAAGGTAAGTTACTTCATTCGTACCTGCAATAATAATCTCTTCCATCTGTTCTTTACTCACTAAATCTCCTCCAACAACCTATTTAAACACTATTAATTAATAAGAAAATCAAGTCTGTTGTATTTCTAATTTTTCTTATTATACCAAATTTTTTATGATTTACTTTATTATATGTAAAAAAACACTTATTCAGATTAAGAATAAGTGCTTTTTTCATTATAGACACGTCTTTATTGGAACAATAAAGACAATTAAAACTCTATTAAATTACATGTGAATTGGTAAACCTAATGCTAATTCTGAAGCATCCATAACTGTTTCAGCTAAAGATGGGTGAGCATGGATAGTTAATGCAATATCTTCTGCTACCATTCCAGCTTCAATAGCCAATCCTAGTTCAGCAATGACATCACTAGCACCAATACCAGCAATTTGTGCTCCAACAATCAGACCATCTTCTTTATTTGTT from Carnobacterium iners includes these protein-coding regions:
- a CDS encoding FtsW/RodA/SpoVE family cell cycle protein — encoded protein: MIKKIINKLKYLDQFIFIPYFILSIFGILMVYSASSYAVISQGKPPEYYFLRQAVFVCIGLFISMFIFSIKYSHLKYKKLIKYTIIFTVLLLAYLLVFGEEINGAKGWIDIGIVGIQPAEFAKISVIWYFAYIFSRRQQQIIRNFWSSMKQPAYLFGIILFLIVIQPDVGGAVIILFIGIIMIFASGVSTKLGVTIGTLGIALILGAVELVRAFGTRLPFLQLYQYNRFLAFWDPFEVSESAGLQLVNSYYALSRGGVLGVGIGQSVQKTGYLPEPYTDFIISILGEELGLLGVVMILSLFCFLILRIYLIAIRTKDSFGSLLCIGIATMFLVQGSINLGGVLGLLPITGVTFPFVSYGGSSALVLAISIGLVLNVSAMNKKNEVEKIK
- a CDS encoding DUF1507 family protein, with the protein product MLNNIQKKEALEVLLEDATKIFQLINNQKNQLCLTECPAFNEIVDTQMFGLSKEISFAKKIGVINSTEGDRILSDLEKKLNDLYTKAYNEKNL
- the typA gene encoding translational GTPase TypA; the protein is MIRREDIRNVAIIAHVDHGKTTLVDELLKQSDTLHSHSKLAERAMDSNALEQERGITILAKNTAVKYKDTHINILDTPGHADFGGEVERIMKMVDGVVLVVDSYEGTMPQTRFVLKKALEQKLVPIVVVNKIDKDSARPAEVVDEVLELFIELGADDDQLDFPVIYASAMNGTSSLSDNKEEQEETMNYIFDTILSEIPAPIDNSDEPLQFQVSLLDYSDYVGRIGIGRVFRGKIKVGDSVTLSKLDGSTKNFRVTKLLGFFGLDRVEIDEAKAGELIAVSGMEDIFVGETVTPTNHIDPLPILHIDEPTLQMTFLVNNSPFAGREGKWVTSRKIEDRLMSELHTDVSMRIENTASPDAWIVSGRGELHLAILIENMRREGYELQVSRPEVILRDFDGVQCEPFELVQIDTPEEYMGSIIESLSARKGEMQDMVNNGNGQVKLTFLAPARGLIGYSTEFLSMTRGYGIMNHTFDQYLPRLRTKIGGRRNGALVSTETGKTTTYGIMGVEDRGTIFIEPSTEIYEGMIVGENSRENDITVNITKAKQKTNVRSANKDQTNVIKAPRHLTLEESLEFLGDDEYCEITPESIRLRKQVLNKNEREKSAKKNKASQIG
- a CDS encoding inositol monophosphatase family protein, whose amino-acid sequence is MNRLIERDQLIEEWLYEAAKISKKSFEQTISVEEKTTRTDLVTNIDKKIEQFFIEKISTYFPGERVLGEESSKYPFTDLKGTVWIIDPIDGTLNFVKQKSDFAIMIGIYENGIGYLGYVYDVMRDELYSAAKNQGAYLNGEQLERVEDIPLREGLVAISHRLMTNENSDEARRIGRASSGVRMIGSAGLETTRVATGKLVAYIGASLAPWDIAAGKIIAEELGLIYTQLNGEIIDMLCHNKTVVATPSAHKEIIKNFK
- a CDS encoding UPF0223 family protein, coding for MENKSYSYPMDYDWTKEEMTKVINLWRAVELAYEIGIKKEQFMISYREFKEVIPSIGEEKKWCRQFESISGYSVYAVYQEAKKLDKKNIFMDKSKGSR